The following proteins come from a genomic window of Pirellula staleyi DSM 6068:
- a CDS encoding class I SAM-dependent methyltransferase: MATMESLSHTQETTEEFGERLLGVINASGLSMMLSIGHRTGLWDAMSQMDPATSTEIAARTGLQERYVREWLGAMVTGKVVDYDAATQQYWLPAHRAALLTRAGAPSNMAATMQWISVLGSVEDEVVERFQQGGGVHYCRFKRFHEVMAEESNQSTVGGLFEHILPLVDGLQARLEEGIEVLDVGCGRGRAMIALAERFPHSQFTGYDFSEEAIEAATREAAAKNLANIRFAVRDAAKIDDHRQYDLITAFDAIHDQARPDLVLANIARALLDGGVFLMQDITASSYVEKNIDHPLGPFLYTISTMHCMTVSLASGGMGLGTAWGEELACKMLKNAGFSLPEVKRLPHDIMNSYYIVRLAE; encoded by the coding sequence ATGGCCACGATGGAAAGTTTGTCGCACACGCAAGAGACGACCGAAGAGTTTGGCGAACGTCTGCTGGGAGTTATCAACGCCAGCGGACTCTCGATGATGCTCTCGATTGGGCACCGGACAGGACTTTGGGACGCCATGTCTCAGATGGACCCTGCCACCAGCACCGAGATCGCAGCGCGAACCGGACTTCAAGAACGCTATGTTCGCGAATGGCTCGGCGCGATGGTCACCGGCAAAGTGGTCGACTACGACGCTGCCACGCAGCAGTACTGGCTCCCCGCGCATCGCGCAGCACTTCTCACCCGCGCTGGTGCTCCCAGCAACATGGCAGCCACCATGCAGTGGATTAGTGTGCTGGGCAGCGTCGAGGACGAAGTGGTCGAGCGTTTTCAGCAGGGGGGTGGCGTGCACTACTGCCGCTTCAAGCGATTCCATGAAGTGATGGCGGAAGAGAGCAACCAAAGTACGGTCGGCGGTTTATTCGAGCATATCCTGCCGCTCGTCGACGGACTCCAGGCGCGCCTGGAAGAAGGGATCGAAGTGCTCGACGTCGGTTGCGGACGTGGTCGCGCGATGATTGCACTGGCCGAGCGATTTCCGCACAGCCAATTCACCGGCTACGATTTCAGTGAAGAAGCGATCGAAGCTGCAACTCGCGAAGCTGCCGCCAAAAACCTCGCGAACATTCGCTTCGCCGTTCGTGATGCTGCCAAGATCGACGATCATCGGCAGTACGACTTGATCACCGCCTTCGATGCGATTCACGATCAAGCGCGTCCCGATCTGGTGCTCGCCAACATCGCGCGGGCTCTGCTCGATGGTGGTGTGTTCCTGATGCAAGACATCACCGCTTCCAGCTACGTCGAAAAGAACATCGACCATCCGCTCGGGCCGTTCCTCTATACCATCTCGACGATGCACTGCATGACGGTGTCGCTCGCCAGTGGTGGCATGGGACTCGGCACCGCGTGGGGCGAGGAATTAGCTTGTAAAATGCTGAAAAACGCTGGTTTTTCGCTCCCGGAGGTGAAGCGTTTGCCGCACGACATCATGAACAGCTACTACATCGTCCGGCTGGCAGAATAA
- a CDS encoding prenyltransferase/squalene oxidase repeat-containing protein, protein MAVPAHQDSELQHSFGPGEVTFDYLPLESTTAPNLPVNVQPENRLPVFDLASTGPLELPPALTTNVAPAPAQRQVPRSSAQVKARGAGEIWLEGDVILCACPDCRAPMSIRIWLLIADCWKCGTSIELDEQQEREVQRLLEQRKQEPAAPVAQVPVAPAPVVPPAKVEKKSVAPIPPPPAPVSPLAATAEMPDAGGVDVMMQMGPLLPARPPRPTTSPARREEMRDEAVPRQRFKGAVTAEAPAAAAVAPAEQARPKQKRRRVLQKQTSIIKSLFKDTPAWLVSMLIHMVLLTLLGIFSLPIEDEEGPWILLSTSARIERKPGEDVVKIEPQQEEAKFDLPIPVTADINDAQQRQVLIAANQDARDLRLDESQALPLANVEDVKRRINESSGNSGLVAARDPRLRVEVVQQEGGTTLTEAAVARGLRWLAEHQNSDGSWSLRGFKHAADCNCDGDGGFGGKAPGTALAMLPFLGAGQTHQVGKYKNTVSKGLRWMLTHQGENGDLRDGANGTEGMYTHGQGTIVLCEAFAMTGDEQLRIPAQRAVDFILKAQYNDGGWRYSPTTRSERGDTSVVGWQLMALQSARAANLTVPDQSLGMASLFFDGVQSRDGERYAYMRGQTATPVMTAEALLCRMYLGWNKENPALENGVKWLVENHPPSRSEANIYYWYYATQTMHHYGGEEWEQWNLKMRDILVESQESSGHRAGSWNPRGDHASAGGRIYMTALSVCSLEVYYRHLPIFRQIKLD, encoded by the coding sequence ATGGCGGTGCCTGCTCATCAAGATTCCGAATTGCAGCACAGCTTCGGCCCGGGCGAAGTGACGTTCGACTATTTGCCGCTGGAGTCGACAACTGCGCCCAACTTGCCGGTGAACGTGCAGCCCGAGAATCGGCTGCCGGTTTTCGATTTGGCATCGACCGGTCCTTTGGAACTTCCGCCAGCCCTCACGACGAACGTGGCACCAGCGCCGGCACAACGTCAGGTCCCTCGATCGTCCGCGCAAGTCAAAGCACGTGGCGCGGGAGAGATTTGGCTCGAGGGGGATGTGATTCTGTGCGCCTGCCCCGATTGCCGGGCGCCGATGTCGATTCGTATCTGGCTGCTGATTGCCGACTGCTGGAAGTGCGGCACATCGATCGAACTCGACGAACAGCAAGAGCGCGAGGTGCAGCGACTGCTCGAGCAGCGGAAGCAAGAACCGGCAGCTCCGGTTGCTCAGGTTCCGGTTGCTCCAGCGCCGGTCGTGCCACCTGCCAAGGTTGAAAAGAAGAGTGTGGCGCCGATTCCTCCACCACCAGCGCCGGTGTCGCCACTGGCAGCGACGGCCGAGATGCCCGATGCAGGTGGAGTGGATGTGATGATGCAGATGGGTCCGCTGCTGCCAGCGCGACCACCACGTCCCACAACTTCGCCAGCGCGCCGCGAGGAAATGCGCGACGAAGCTGTACCTCGGCAGCGCTTCAAAGGAGCTGTGACAGCCGAAGCGCCTGCAGCCGCCGCCGTAGCGCCAGCCGAGCAAGCGCGCCCCAAACAAAAACGTCGCCGCGTGCTGCAGAAGCAAACGTCGATCATCAAGAGTCTGTTCAAAGATACGCCCGCCTGGCTCGTGAGCATGCTGATTCACATGGTGCTGCTGACGCTCCTGGGAATCTTCAGCCTGCCGATCGAGGATGAAGAAGGTCCGTGGATTTTGCTCAGCACGTCGGCGCGCATCGAACGAAAGCCGGGCGAGGATGTGGTGAAGATCGAGCCGCAGCAAGAGGAAGCCAAATTCGATCTGCCGATTCCAGTGACAGCCGACATCAACGATGCCCAGCAGCGTCAGGTGCTGATCGCTGCCAATCAAGACGCGCGTGATCTGCGGCTCGATGAATCGCAAGCGCTGCCACTGGCGAATGTCGAGGATGTGAAGCGGCGCATCAACGAATCGTCGGGCAACTCGGGACTGGTCGCCGCGCGCGATCCTCGACTGCGTGTCGAAGTGGTGCAGCAGGAAGGTGGCACCACGCTTACCGAAGCGGCGGTCGCGCGTGGTTTGCGCTGGCTCGCCGAACATCAAAACAGCGATGGAAGCTGGAGCCTTCGTGGCTTCAAGCATGCCGCCGATTGCAACTGCGATGGAGATGGCGGTTTTGGGGGTAAAGCGCCCGGCACGGCGCTCGCCATGTTGCCCTTTTTGGGAGCGGGCCAAACGCACCAGGTGGGCAAGTATAAGAACACCGTTTCCAAGGGACTTCGCTGGATGCTTACGCATCAGGGAGAGAATGGAGACCTGCGCGACGGAGCCAATGGAACCGAAGGGATGTACACCCACGGCCAAGGGACGATCGTCTTGTGCGAAGCTTTTGCGATGACCGGCGATGAACAGCTCCGCATCCCCGCGCAGCGTGCGGTCGACTTCATTTTGAAAGCCCAATACAACGACGGCGGCTGGCGCTACTCTCCCACCACGCGCAGCGAACGTGGCGACACGAGTGTCGTTGGTTGGCAGTTGATGGCGCTGCAAAGTGCACGGGCGGCGAATCTCACGGTTCCCGATCAATCGCTCGGCATGGCGTCGTTGTTCTTTGATGGTGTGCAGTCGCGCGATGGCGAGCGCTATGCTTACATGCGTGGCCAAACCGCCACGCCGGTCATGACAGCCGAAGCGCTGCTGTGCCGCATGTATTTGGGCTGGAATAAAGAGAATCCCGCGCTTGAAAACGGAGTGAAATGGCTCGTCGAGAATCATCCACCCAGCCGCAGTGAAGCCAACATCTACTACTGGTATTACGCCACGCAAACCATGCATCACTATGGTGGCGAGGAGTGGGAACAGTGGAACTTGAAGATGCGCGATATCTTGGTGGAATCGCAAGAGAGTAGCGGTCACCGCGCAGGAAGTTGGAATCCGCGCGGCGATCATGCTTCTGCGGGAGGCCGCATTTATATGACGGCGCTCTCCGTTTGTAGTTTGGAAGTTTACTACCGCCATCTGCCCATCTTTCGGCAGATCAAACTCGACTAA
- a CDS encoding methyltransferase domain-containing protein, translated as MSYSNQFYEAINSGAKQSARALLPHLSRITAIQSVADFGCGQGAWLAVWKELGVTEICGVDGDYVDRAELLIPSAAFQSADVSKRVDLNRRFDLVQSFEVAEHLPHFAAAQFVENLTSHSDFVAFSAAVPGQLGVHHVNEKPYHYWQHHFADQGYLMLDCVRPHIHNQCDVEWWYRYNTFLFVKHSRIAALPAEVRATKVPIGAPIRDYASSTIRLGRQVTRWFPRWLSTRIANASFVSKAKRSA; from the coding sequence ATGAGTTACTCGAACCAGTTTTACGAGGCTATTAACTCCGGCGCTAAGCAATCAGCACGCGCTCTACTGCCCCACTTGAGTCGAATTACCGCTATCCAAAGTGTGGCCGATTTTGGCTGCGGACAAGGGGCGTGGCTCGCCGTTTGGAAAGAGCTGGGGGTGACAGAAATTTGTGGCGTCGATGGCGATTATGTCGATCGGGCCGAGTTGCTCATTCCGAGCGCTGCGTTTCAATCGGCCGACGTGAGCAAGCGTGTCGATTTGAATCGTCGCTTCGATCTCGTGCAAAGCTTCGAGGTCGCCGAGCATCTGCCGCACTTCGCTGCGGCCCAGTTCGTCGAAAACCTCACTTCGCACAGCGACTTTGTTGCCTTTTCTGCAGCGGTCCCGGGCCAACTCGGGGTGCATCACGTCAACGAAAAGCCATACCACTACTGGCAACATCATTTCGCCGATCAGGGCTACTTGATGCTCGACTGCGTCCGCCCGCACATTCACAACCAGTGCGATGTGGAGTGGTGGTATCGCTACAACACATTTCTGTTCGTGAAGCACTCGCGTATCGCCGCACTCCCCGCCGAAGTTCGCGCGACAAAAGTGCCGATCGGTGCACCGATACGAGACTACGCCTCGTCAACCATTCGTCTTGGTCGCCAAGTAACACGCTGGTTCCCGCGCTGGCTCAGCACACGCATCGCCAACGCATCGTTTGTCAGCAAAGCCAAACGCTCCGCCTAA
- a CDS encoding IS5 family transposase has product MKHTTGKSYPSDVTDAEWEFLLPYLSLMREDVPQRAYSLRDQFNAMRYVVKTGIQWDFLPHEMPPWRAVYQQMRRWFEAGVFEEIAQDLRLMVRLLEGRDEQPTAVIMDARTLQSTPESGGRAGYDGAKKKKGSKANIAVDTLGNLLAVYITAANEQDRDQVAILSQRVQEVTGSNVEIAYVDQGYTGAAAAEQAEASSIRLQVIKHTETKRGFVLLPRRWVVERTFGWLSRFRRLARDYERLTVTLTNFHWLAFLTILLAKIYRQSQ; this is encoded by the coding sequence ATGAAACACACGACAGGGAAGTCGTATCCCAGCGACGTAACGGATGCGGAGTGGGAATTCCTGCTCCCTTACTTAAGCCTCATGCGCGAGGATGTGCCGCAGCGCGCCTATTCACTGCGCGACCAGTTTAACGCCATGCGCTACGTGGTGAAAACAGGAATCCAGTGGGACTTCCTGCCGCATGAAATGCCTCCGTGGCGGGCCGTCTATCAACAAATGCGACGCTGGTTCGAAGCGGGAGTCTTTGAGGAAATTGCGCAAGACCTCAGGCTGATGGTGCGTCTTTTGGAAGGACGTGACGAACAGCCAACCGCTGTGATCATGGATGCTCGAACGCTGCAATCGACTCCTGAAAGTGGAGGCCGCGCGGGATACGACGGCGCGAAGAAAAAGAAGGGTTCGAAGGCCAATATTGCCGTCGATACACTGGGAAATCTGCTGGCGGTTTACATCACTGCAGCCAATGAGCAAGACCGCGACCAAGTCGCCATCCTCTCGCAGAGAGTGCAAGAGGTGACGGGCAGCAACGTGGAGATAGCGTACGTCGATCAAGGCTATACGGGCGCCGCAGCAGCCGAGCAGGCTGAAGCATCCTCGATAAGATTACAAGTTATAAAACATACCGAGACCAAGCGAGGCTTTGTCCTATTGCCACGCCGCTGGGTTGTTGAGCGCACCTTTGGTTGGCTGAGTCGCTTCCGCCGTCTCGCGCGTGATTATGAGAGACTCACCGTCACGCTCACCAACTTCCACTGGCTCGCCTTCCTCACCATACTCCTCGCAAAAATCTACAGACAAAGTCAATAA
- a CDS encoding DUF1080 domain-containing protein, which yields MPSTRKLIDWDTEKQPLRGAILGPLMIVVAVILGTLLVSTGSLEAKKQAPAAAETKPEAKSEGEWIQLFNGKDLTGWTPKIRYHEAGDNFANTFRVEDGLLKVRYDGYDKFNETFGHLFYKDKLSHYKLRIEYRFVGDQCPGGPGWATRNSGAMLHGEEPSTMSKDQDFPASIEVQFLGGNGKADRTTANLCTPGTNVVMNDKLITQHCTNSKSKTYHGDGWVTVEMEVRGSKVIRHLIDGEEVLSYDKPQLDDRDPHAKELAAKNGGLLLEEGTISLQSESHPIDFRKVEIMKLEP from the coding sequence ATGCCCAGCACCAGAAAATTGATCGATTGGGACACCGAAAAGCAGCCACTCCGTGGCGCGATTCTCGGCCCACTGATGATCGTTGTCGCGGTGATCCTCGGCACGCTCCTCGTTTCGACCGGTTCGCTCGAAGCCAAGAAGCAAGCGCCCGCTGCAGCCGAAACTAAGCCCGAAGCAAAGTCCGAGGGTGAGTGGATTCAGCTATTCAACGGCAAAGACCTGACCGGCTGGACTCCCAAAATTCGCTATCACGAAGCGGGCGATAATTTCGCCAACACGTTTCGCGTCGAAGATGGTTTGCTGAAGGTCCGCTACGACGGCTACGACAAGTTCAACGAAACGTTCGGCCACTTGTTCTATAAAGACAAGCTCTCGCACTACAAACTTCGGATCGAGTATCGCTTTGTCGGCGATCAATGCCCTGGTGGTCCCGGCTGGGCCACTCGCAACAGTGGCGCGATGCTGCATGGCGAAGAACCTTCGACCATGAGCAAAGACCAAGATTTCCCCGCTTCGATCGAAGTGCAATTCCTGGGTGGAAACGGCAAAGCCGATCGCACCACCGCCAATCTCTGCACCCCTGGCACCAACGTGGTGATGAACGACAAACTGATCACGCAGCACTGCACCAACTCGAAGTCCAAGACCTACCATGGCGACGGCTGGGTGACGGTGGAAATGGAAGTGCGCGGCAGCAAGGTGATTCGTCACTTGATCGATGGCGAGGAAGTTCTGAGCTACGATAAGCCGCAGCTCGACGACCGCGATCCCCACGCCAAAGAGCTCGCCGCCAAGAACGGTGGTCTGCTGCTCGAAGAAGGGACGATTTCGCTCCAGAGCGAAAGCCACCCGATCGATTTCCGCAAAGTCGAAATCATGAAGCTCGAGCCCTAG
- a CDS encoding DEAD/DEAH box helicase, whose protein sequence is MSFEDLGLAEPLVRALNAANYTEPTAIQLQAIPPAIAGRDLQGCAQTGTGKTAAFALPLLDRLIKNPRQGKLRGRLPRALVLSPTRELAGQIHDSVRRYGRHAMQNSLTIYGGVSQVPQVKGLNAGQDVLIATPGRLCDLMQQGYINLSEIEVFVLDEADRMLDMGFMPDIRRIIAKLPQQKQTLLFSATMPPEIQKLASQLLHDPVEINIEPERATADGITQSLYYVPTKHKPELLASVLKREEVTRAVVFVRTKHGCNKAALQLEKTGLKVDAIHGNKSQSARQRTLYAFKNGHIQVLVATDVAARGLDVTGVSHVINYDLPMEPETYVHRIGRTGRAGKSGIAISFCDDEQRGLLRDVQRILGKKIPVENEMPDGIPGLPANIDRDGGAKRAPWGNKKPFRAGPGGGGGYGGGNRSSGGSGGSRGFGGRKPYRSGGDRDGQGGGYGAPRDGGSREGGYGRPQGERPARPQRPSNERGYDGGYEQTPAEIVAREGLGEGAPRSAGPRPAGRPAGPGAPAAAQGGPRKFAGPKGKKPFGAKPSGYRSGEGRSEYRGGGNRRPEGVGPNGEKPFGAKRFAVKRKFKPKSNKPAPAAGT, encoded by the coding sequence ATGTCGTTTGAAGATTTGGGGCTTGCTGAGCCCCTCGTGCGCGCACTCAACGCCGCCAACTACACCGAGCCTACCGCCATTCAGCTGCAAGCGATTCCACCGGCCATTGCCGGTCGCGACTTGCAAGGCTGTGCTCAAACCGGCACCGGCAAGACCGCTGCCTTTGCACTTCCTCTCCTCGATCGTTTAATCAAGAACCCACGTCAAGGAAAATTGCGCGGTCGCCTGCCACGGGCCCTCGTCCTTTCCCCCACGCGCGAACTCGCCGGTCAAATCCACGACAGCGTGCGCCGCTATGGCCGCCATGCCATGCAAAACAGCCTCACCATCTACGGCGGCGTCAGCCAAGTGCCGCAGGTGAAGGGACTCAACGCCGGCCAGGATGTGCTGATCGCTACTCCCGGTCGTTTGTGCGACCTGATGCAGCAGGGCTATATCAACCTGAGCGAAATCGAAGTCTTCGTCCTCGACGAAGCCGACCGTATGCTCGACATGGGTTTCATGCCCGATATCCGTCGCATCATCGCCAAGTTGCCACAGCAGAAGCAAACGCTCCTGTTCTCGGCCACCATGCCTCCCGAGATTCAAAAGCTCGCGTCGCAGCTGTTGCACGACCCTGTCGAAATCAACATCGAACCCGAACGTGCCACGGCCGACGGCATCACCCAGAGCCTCTATTACGTTCCCACCAAGCACAAGCCAGAACTGCTCGCTTCGGTTTTGAAGCGTGAAGAAGTGACTCGCGCGGTGGTCTTCGTTCGTACGAAGCACGGCTGTAACAAAGCAGCTCTGCAACTCGAAAAGACCGGCCTCAAGGTCGATGCGATTCACGGCAACAAGAGCCAATCGGCCCGTCAACGGACGCTCTATGCGTTCAAGAACGGCCACATCCAAGTCCTGGTAGCAACCGACGTTGCTGCTCGTGGGCTCGATGTCACGGGCGTCTCGCACGTGATCAACTACGACCTGCCGATGGAACCTGAAACCTACGTCCACCGCATTGGTCGTACGGGACGCGCTGGCAAGAGTGGCATCGCCATTTCGTTCTGTGATGACGAACAGCGTGGCCTGCTCCGCGATGTGCAGCGCATTCTCGGCAAAAAGATCCCTGTCGAAAACGAAATGCCCGACGGCATTCCTGGCCTGCCTGCCAACATCGATCGCGATGGCGGTGCTAAGCGTGCTCCTTGGGGCAACAAGAAGCCGTTCCGCGCTGGTCCTGGTGGCGGTGGCGGATATGGTGGCGGCAATCGTAGTTCGGGTGGAAGTGGCGGCAGCCGTGGCTTTGGTGGGCGTAAGCCTTACCGAAGTGGTGGCGATCGCGACGGCCAAGGTGGTGGCTACGGCGCACCACGTGATGGCGGTTCGCGCGAAGGTGGCTATGGCCGCCCTCAAGGCGAACGTCCAGCTCGTCCTCAGCGCCCCTCGAATGAACGTGGCTACGACGGTGGCTACGAACAAACGCCCGCTGAAATCGTGGCCCGCGAAGGTCTCGGCGAAGGTGCTCCCCGCTCGGCAGGCCCACGACCCGCTGGTCGTCCTGCTGGCCCCGGTGCACCAGCTGCAGCCCAAGGTGGCCCCCGCAAGTTCGCTGGCCCGAAGGGCAAAAAGCCTTTCGGCGCTAAGCCCAGCGGCTATCGCAGTGGTGAAGGCCGTAGCGAATACCGTGGCGGTGGCAACCGACGTCCCGAAGGGGTAGGCCCCAATGGCGAGAAGCCGTTTGGTGCTAAGCGTTTTGCCGTGAAGCGAAAATTCAAGCCGAAGAGCAACAAGCCAGCCCCTGCGGCAGGCACGTAA
- a CDS encoding metalloregulator ArsR/SmtB family transcription factor — MVQAKQKPSPDDLLDAAMLALADPTRRQILRRLARGEARVTELAQPFAMSLNAVSKHIKLLERAGLVERTRVGREHYLRFRPAALRRVQLWIEKQQAFWKAGLAALDELLNQEDE, encoded by the coding sequence ATGGTCCAGGCAAAGCAAAAACCATCCCCCGACGACTTGCTCGACGCGGCCATGCTAGCGCTTGCTGATCCGACGCGCCGGCAGATCTTGCGGCGACTTGCCCGGGGCGAAGCGCGCGTGACTGAGCTTGCGCAGCCCTTTGCCATGTCGCTAAATGCCGTCTCGAAGCATATCAAACTGCTCGAGCGGGCCGGACTTGTCGAGCGCACACGTGTGGGGCGCGAGCACTACCTGCGTTTCCGTCCCGCAGCTCTACGGCGCGTGCAACTTTGGATCGAGAAACAGCAAGCGTTCTGGAAGGCGGGCCTCGCAGCACTCGATGAACTGCTCAACCAAGAAGATGAATAA
- a CDS encoding SRPBCC family protein produces MTSQVEACTSHDFSASAERVYDAWLQPEQVRVWMSAALRSLGLPGEIVSIEIDPRVGGKFLFSDLRGEVEAKHWGTYLELDRPRKIVFTWIVDASGEADPSVVTLSIEPRDNGCRASIVHQMDVKWIEYVSRTEAGWARMLAQMGVLLG; encoded by the coding sequence ATGACAAGCCAAGTGGAAGCCTGCACCAGCCATGATTTTTCGGCCTCCGCCGAGCGAGTGTACGACGCCTGGCTTCAGCCCGAGCAGGTGCGCGTCTGGATGAGCGCCGCGCTCCGTTCGTTGGGTCTGCCAGGGGAAATCGTGAGTATCGAAATCGATCCCCGCGTCGGTGGTAAGTTCCTCTTTTCCGATTTGCGGGGCGAGGTGGAAGCCAAACACTGGGGGACCTACCTCGAACTCGATCGGCCTCGCAAGATTGTGTTCACCTGGATCGTCGATGCCAGTGGCGAGGCTGATCCGTCGGTCGTCACACTCTCGATCGAACCACGCGACAACGGGTGCCGCGCCTCGATTGTGCATCAGATGGATGTGAAGTGGATCGAGTACGTTTCGCGCACCGAAGCAGGCTGGGCTCGGATGCTTGCCCAAATGGGTGTGCTACTCGGGTAG
- a CDS encoding DUF1080 domain-containing protein, protein MKCIAWFAATLVLVASTALAEDEPKKAFIDGSGEGWVALGEADFKNVNCFEDTWKWKEGVAYCTGKPVGVIRSVKDYTNFELVAEWQHEKFAGNSGIFLWTIEDSLATLKPGGLPQGIEVQVLDLGYAEQYEKSTGKKPDWFTCHGDVFPVGAAKMKPFPPVAPNGSRAFPKKELSKGAGEWNHYYIRAINGEVRLWVNGEEVTGGTGCSPAKGPICLESEGSPVIFKNLKIRELP, encoded by the coding sequence GTGAAGTGCATTGCCTGGTTTGCTGCTACGCTCGTTCTTGTTGCTTCCACCGCGCTGGCGGAGGACGAACCCAAAAAAGCGTTCATCGATGGTTCGGGCGAGGGCTGGGTCGCTCTCGGGGAAGCTGATTTCAAAAACGTCAACTGCTTCGAAGACACCTGGAAGTGGAAAGAAGGGGTTGCCTACTGCACCGGCAAACCGGTCGGTGTGATTCGCAGCGTGAAGGACTACACCAATTTCGAACTCGTCGCCGAGTGGCAGCACGAAAAGTTCGCCGGCAACTCCGGGATCTTCTTGTGGACCATTGAAGATTCACTCGCCACGCTCAAGCCGGGCGGACTTCCCCAAGGGATCGAAGTGCAAGTGCTCGACCTAGGCTATGCCGAGCAGTACGAAAAATCGACCGGCAAAAAGCCCGATTGGTTCACTTGCCATGGCGATGTGTTTCCTGTCGGTGCCGCCAAGATGAAGCCCTTCCCACCCGTTGCTCCCAACGGTTCGCGCGCGTTCCCCAAGAAGGAACTCTCAAAAGGAGCAGGCGAGTGGAACCACTACTACATCCGCGCGATCAACGGCGAAGTTCGCCTCTGGGTCAACGGTGAAGAGGTGACCGGCGGCACCGGTTGTAGCCCAGCCAAAGGCCCGATCTGCCTCGAGTCGGAAGGCTCCCCTGTGATCTTCAAGAACCTCAAGATCCGCGAACTGCCCTAA
- a CDS encoding PIG-L family deacetylase — MKTAMAIAAHPDDIEFLMSGTLMLLRKAGYEIHYWNLADGSCGSTRYDGETTARIRREEAYAAANQIGAIFHESICHDLEVMYDVPTLRKVASVIRDVSPEILLTHSPSDYMEDHTNTCRLATTAAFTRGMPNFKVDPPRPAVQQKVTVYHAQPYSHYDPLGRIVEPDLVIDISDLVEQKRKMLAKHVSQKQWLDESQGLNSYLDRMQELDAMLGRMSCIFSHAEGWRKHLHLGFCGEKDNPLYDILKDRTLLAQKPSLAP; from the coding sequence ATGAAAACCGCGATGGCGATCGCTGCTCATCCCGACGATATCGAGTTCCTGATGTCGGGGACCCTCATGCTGCTGCGAAAAGCGGGGTACGAGATTCATTACTGGAACCTCGCCGACGGTTCGTGTGGCAGTACGCGCTACGATGGCGAAACGACCGCGCGAATCCGACGTGAAGAAGCCTATGCCGCTGCCAATCAAATCGGCGCGATCTTTCACGAAAGCATTTGTCACGATCTCGAGGTGATGTACGACGTTCCCACGCTTCGCAAAGTCGCCTCGGTCATTCGCGACGTGAGCCCCGAGATCTTGCTCACGCATTCGCCGTCGGACTACATGGAGGATCACACGAACACCTGCCGCCTAGCGACAACAGCCGCCTTTACACGCGGGATGCCCAACTTTAAGGTCGATCCACCACGCCCGGCGGTGCAGCAGAAAGTGACGGTCTACCACGCTCAGCCCTACTCGCACTACGACCCGTTGGGGCGAATCGTCGAGCCCGATTTGGTGATCGATATTTCGGACCTCGTCGAGCAGAAGCGAAAAATGCTCGCCAAGCATGTGAGCCAAAAACAGTGGCTCGACGAAAGCCAGGGGCTCAATTCGTACCTCGACCGGATGCAAGAGCTTGACGCCATGCTGGGGCGCATGAGCTGTATTTTCTCGCACGCGGAAGGGTGGCGCAAGCACTTGCATCTCGGCTTCTGCGGCGAGAAAGACAACCCGCTCTACGACATTCTGAAAGACCGCACGCTGCTGGCCCAAAAACCGAGCTTAGCGCCGTAG